One part of the Dehalococcoidia bacterium genome encodes these proteins:
- a CDS encoding acyl-CoA dehydrogenase family protein, which yields MDFQDNQEEAAFRTEVRGFIKQNLPNGFTSTFEPEIDDPAREGDLKTWRGRLAGQGWIAPHWPKEYGGAGLTPSEQFIFNEEMAEARAPQVGGMGVQMIGPTLIVYGTEEQKQEHLPKITSGEVQWCQGYSEPGSGSDLASLQTRAVRDGDDYVINGQKIWSSGAHRADWMFMLVRTDPEAPKHRGISMLLVDMKSPGIQVQPLVDMSSRHYFNQEFFDSVRVPVKNRVGEENRGWYVGATLLDFERSNIASAIGMRHQVNDLVTFVREASKGGNVPVRVTAALKTELAERAIEAEISKLISYRIISIQKRGGIPNYEASMNKNFRAEAGQRLAQTGMKALGMYGNVYDDGPLAALHGRLSRQYLTTVAGTIAAGSSEINRNVIATRGLGLPRG from the coding sequence GTGGATTTCCAGGACAACCAGGAAGAGGCGGCATTTCGCACCGAAGTGCGCGGCTTCATCAAGCAGAACCTGCCCAACGGCTTCACTTCTACCTTCGAGCCGGAGATCGACGACCCCGCGCGCGAAGGCGACCTCAAGACCTGGCGCGGCCGCCTGGCGGGCCAGGGCTGGATCGCGCCGCACTGGCCCAAAGAGTACGGCGGCGCCGGCCTCACGCCGAGCGAGCAGTTCATCTTCAACGAAGAGATGGCCGAGGCGCGGGCGCCGCAGGTGGGCGGTATGGGCGTGCAGATGATCGGCCCCACGCTGATCGTCTACGGCACCGAGGAGCAAAAGCAGGAGCACCTGCCCAAGATCACCTCCGGTGAGGTGCAGTGGTGCCAGGGCTACTCGGAGCCCGGCTCCGGCTCCGACCTGGCCAGTCTGCAAACCCGCGCCGTGCGCGACGGCGACGACTACGTGATCAACGGCCAGAAGATCTGGTCCTCTGGCGCGCACCGCGCCGACTGGATGTTCATGCTCGTGCGCACCGACCCGGAGGCGCCGAAGCATCGCGGCATCTCCATGCTGCTGGTCGATATGAAGTCGCCGGGCATCCAGGTGCAGCCGTTGGTGGACATGTCCAGCCGCCACTACTTCAACCAGGAGTTCTTCGACAGCGTGCGCGTGCCGGTGAAGAACCGGGTGGGCGAGGAGAACCGCGGCTGGTATGTCGGCGCCACGCTGCTGGACTTCGAACGCTCGAACATCGCCAGCGCGATCGGCATGCGCCACCAGGTGAACGACCTGGTCACGTTTGTACGCGAGGCGTCGAAAGGCGGCAACGTGCCGGTGCGGGTGACGGCCGCACTCAAGACTGAGCTGGCCGAGCGCGCGATCGAGGCGGAGATCTCGAAGCTGATCAGCTACCGCATCATCTCGATTCAGAAGCGCGGCGGCATCCCCAACTACGAAGCCTCGATGAACAAGAACTTCCGCGCCGAGGCCGGCCAGCGGCTGGCGCAAACGGGCATGAAGGCGCTGGGCATGTACGGCAACGTCTACGACGACGGCCCGCTGGCGGCGCTGCACGGCCGCCTCAGCCGCCAGTACCTGACGACGGTCGCCGGCACGATCGCCGCCGGCTCCAGCGAGATCAACCGCAACGTGATCGCCACCCGCGGCCTGGGCCTGCCGCGTGGGTAA